In the genome of Juglans microcarpa x Juglans regia isolate MS1-56 chromosome 6S, Jm3101_v1.0, whole genome shotgun sequence, the window CTCGCGGAAAGATATGCGGCGCCGCTGTATGGAATCCCCACCCTCTCTCCCCAAAATTCCCGGCCCGACGTGAATCTCGCTTTTCGATCTTGGCGCCAAAGTCTTAACGGTCAAGAAAGCAATACCAAGCGGGGAGACCCAAGAAAAAAAGCGGGGTTTTCCAAACAAGAAAATTGGAGATTCAAAGTTATATTGCATCGCTGGCCCCATCGACCGACGTTCTAGCTGTCATCCACGCGTCGCATCTTATTTTGCTAATTTCCGACTCTCTTTGAATTCaacacttttttctttaaaatttgataaaaaatatatattttttataaatttaaaattttcgtatccataattttacattaaattaattattaaatttatcaaaataataatataatattatatttttaatttatttttttcatattttataattacattaaatatatgttaattaataatttaatttaatatttaaattattatttatcaacttaaatatattatagttcaaaattgaaaaataataatttaaataaataaaataataattatagagtATACTAGcgagtttttaaatttgaagataaaaaaaaatatattgtaactAAAAACTTGATATTTGAATATATGATGAAATTTTAAGACTCATTTGATACCAGTATCCTCATTCTTTACAACCTTCTTCTCCTCCGCGCCATGAGCGACTGTTTTTTCCCCTCTCGAATATTTCGCCAGCCAGCGTACTTTCCACGTCGAACAAATGGACCACCACCGTCCAATTTGGCGGAGAATCGGTGATCTTCCCGCCGGCACTTGAGGttgaaaacatttaaaaaggGCTGGCCTCGGGGCCTAAGAACGTAACACCACTAACCGAAGAGGAACTAAAGGGGcccattaaaaaagaaaaaatatagtGTGCCGTTCAGTTTGTATGGTTGGATTTGAtggtttaacattttttttatttaatggttaagaaagttatcagtcaaattttatatatgtttttcatatgtaataatgttaaaaaatatttgtttaaaaaaaccCAAATACACTTGGACGGCATCCTTGcattgtcccaaaaaaaaaaaaaaaaaaaactaaatatagattttatatacatatttacaCTTCGATATTTAAGTTTGATCCTTATAAAATCATCCTAGACTGAAGATACTTCCTGGATGGGTCAAGTAGTTGAAAACACAAAGAAAATCTGATCTACTCAACCTTCATGGTTCACTTCATTCACTTATAGAGATGGAAATGTTGATGCACATGCTCTTGCCAAATTGGCTATTAAGGCAGATACTGGTTTGTTTGGATAGAGGAGGGACCCCTGAGGTCTATCATCTTATTTTGAAAGATAAGTCTTGTAATATTTATGGAAtgaagatgattttattttatttcaaaaagaaaaaaatgaagttgaCTCGTTTACTGATACCGAAGccatataagaaatattattaaagtATACACGAACAAATATAGCATAATGAGttttaatgatataatattctCTCGTATTTAAGTTTATACGAAAACGGTCATGTAATGAACCTGTATTTGAGTCAGGTTAGTTATCAGAACATGTCTATCATTCTCTCATGTTCTTTGCATGCTTTTAACCGAAATTAGCAAATAAGTTGGGCATGAGAGATCGATGTACGAATGTGACGTATGTATGTGATAAGTTAAATGTTGGTAACTGAGGCTAGTAAGCTCAAAGTTTGACAgtgtgaatttattttcttctagattatataagatgttctgagatttttaatttaaattaaaaaaaaaatcagtaaaagaAATGTATCATTACTCCTTTGGAAGCCGAAAGGGCTGATTTGTCCCCTCAGGTGGTCGTTAACGTGGCAGAGGAATATGCTTTATACAATTATACCACTCATTAACAGAACTTGATTTGAACGTATAGGATTCGAATCTTGTTCAATACAGCTGCTCATCTTAAACAGAATCCGGTGCGCTAAATTACTTATTGTTAATTGAGAGCAGGAGGTTTAGCAGAGGGACACGAGGGTAGTGACAGGGAATAAAACGGTTATAAGCAACAGCAAATATCAGGGAGACAACGAGAagtacaaaagaagaaagaaaaaccgGCCGAAACATACAAACAACGGAAAGGAGGAAAAGCCGATACGAGGCGGTGTTTGTCAGTTATCACGTGAGAAGTCATAATTTTCGTCGGCAAAATCACAACGTAATTACAAAGTCTTCTCAATGAGGGTGGGAACCACTAAAGCCACGTGGGATGACCCTTCACGTTCATCAAGAATCGCACCTAAGGTCTGCCCCTTTTCCTCTGACGCACGCAAAGAAACGCTTGAAAAGCTCGCGTGGCATCCGAGCTGGACATTCGAACCACCGCGATAAGGGATCCGAAGGCACGTGGCTTAATGGTTCGTTGGATTACGGAGGGAGTGaccaaactaaaaaagaaaagctaaaaGAATTGGGCTAGCGCGGGCAGACTCTCGGGCAGGGCGCCTATATATGTGAGCCTCGTCAGTTACCCTTAATTTGCTTGTGGGATCAGGCGTGGTTTGAAAATCATAAGATATTCGTATATAGTTATTTCTATGAattaataattgtaaatatatacCTCCCCACGGAGGCTCATAGTTAAGGGCAAGGCGTGCTCTgcgcttgagagagagagagagagcgagagagagagagagagagcgagcttTGGTAGGGGTTGTTAATGGCGATTTGGTCGAAGGATTGGGGGAGATGAAGTGAGAGTTTGGGGGTATCTGGCATCTGGGCATTGGTTCGCTTATAGCCAAAGAGAGCGGTATTTTTGGAGGGGAGGAATTTGCTTTGCTGGTTCTTCGAATCTCTCGTCGTTTAGAGTTTAGACACAGGTTCCTTGGACGCTGATATTAAACGCGCAACTACAGTGTTCAAGCAAGCGGTTCTTCAGGGGCTTTTGACCTTCCAGTACTTTGTCTTTGGCTCTGTTTCCTGTGATCAATGAAAGAAGAGAAAGGGATGGAGTGGCCCCCTTGTGTGGATGAATACGAAAAACTCGTGACTCGGATGAACACTCCCAGGTCAGttcccttttcttctttgaattcCAGTCTCTTTTGTTCAGTCCCGAACATACACCTATGATACGCACCCAGCTAATTGCCTTTTTATTTGGgtttctaattttgaaatttttgttcaaTTATCCGTCCGGTTTCGTCTCTAATTGGGATTTTGCGATGATTTCTTTGTCTGCCTTGGGGATCGGTTCTTTTTGTTACGGCTTATGGCTCATTCAGGCTATTGACCTTTCAGCTTCCTCTTGATTTcggtttgatttatttattttttgtccattttttaagttaaatatataCCTTTGAAAACCTGGTACGGGCAAACTTGGGACTCTCTGCtttcccttttattttaatgaaattctttatCTATGGAAAACCTTGCTTAAGAAACACGTTAGAGATTCAGCTCTCTTCCTGCCATCCTGGTGTCCTTCTCTTCATGAAATTCCTGAAAATCATTCCCAAACACTCAATCTTTGCGACACACATTTTTTCAACCAATTTCCATagataaaaagaattaataatcTGTGAATAcgattgttttaaaatttttctgacTTTTCCACGCCCTTTCTTCAGTCCGAAAATTCTTACGTCTTTGAAAGACTTTTCAAAGACTTCTGTTTATCTGAAATTCAAAATCTCACAGAAAAGAAGTATGTCTCTGACTTGACCTTTTCACTGTCGCTCAGGGTCGTGATCGACAATGCCGTTTGCCCAACTGCGACTGTGGTTACGGTAAGCCTTACACGAAACCCTCAAAAGCACGcttttaattttcaaagaaaaaaaaagtttcaaaaaagattaaaaaaaaaaaaaaagtgactaaATCGTCGTTTCCGCTTTTGTTTGATTAATAGGTGGATAGCGCTAGAAGACATGGAATTTTACTGGAGGCCGTGCAGGTTCTCACCGATCTGAACCTTTCCATAAAGAAGGCTTACATTTCTTCTGATGGAAGATGGTTCATGGATGGTAAGAAAAATCTCGTCTCTCTTTCTTGATGAATTAATGGTGTCCTTGCTATCGTACACCGATTTTGAGCTTACTAGCATCTTCCCCTTTTTTCTCTGAGTTAAGAACATGCCCATGCCATTCCCACAAAGATTCTGACACATGGGTTAACGTTTTCACCATCTTTGGCCGCAGTGTTCCATATAACTGATCAAAACGGAAACAAATTGACGGACGAGAGCGTTATCACCTACATTGAGCAGGTAGGTTTCTCATTAAATTTTATCCCccctttaatttctattttattacaTATGAACTGAAATTGATCggtgtgttttttttcttggcagtCCATGGGCACCATTGACAGTGGTAGAACCGACGGCTATAACGGCCTTACAGCCTTGGAGCTAACCGGGACGGACCGGGTCGGTCTGCTCTCCGAGGTATCTGCGGTGCTGGCGGACCTCCAATGCAACGTAGTGGAGGCCAAAGTTTGGACCCACAATGGCCGAATCGCATCGCTCATATACGTGAACGACTGCAACTCGGGGTGTCCAATTGAGGACTCGCAAAAAATAGACCGAATCGAAGCACGTCTAAGGAACGTACTCAAAGGTGACAACGACATTCGGAGCGCCAAGACCTCTGTTTCTATGGTGGTCACGCACACCGAGAGGAGACTGCATCAGATGATGTTCGCGGACCGTGACTATGAGAGGAAGCCGATTTTGAATTTGGGTTCTGATTCTCCGGTTGTAACGGTTCAGAATTGGGCCGAGAGGGGTTACTCGGTCGTGAATGTTCAGTGCAAGGACCGGTCCAAGCTTCTCTTTGATATTGTTTGCACGCTGACAGACATGGAGTATGTTGTTTTCCATGCTACTGTTAACACTGCGGGAGACGTAGCATATCTGGTACAtacaatatagaaataaatttattcttggCAATCGCATTTGTTTCCCAATTAGCATCATCTCTCTCTTCAAAACCGTTGAGTTTGTTGATTAATTTTCGTTGCAGGAATTTTACATTAGGCACAGAGATGGGACCCCAATTAGTTCTGAACCAGAAAGGCAACGTGTGATCCAGTGTCTGAAGGCTGCCATCGAAAGAAGAGAGTCGAAGGTATTCGTCTATTTCGTTTCATTTTCAATTGGTCATGTTTTATGTGAGCCTGCAGAATGTTAAAAGGGGGTTTGGTTTATCATTTACTATTATAGGGAGTGCGGCTGGAATTATTTGCGGCGGATAGGCAGGGGCTCTTGGCGGATGTGACAAGAACGTTCCGAGAGAATGGGCTTAACGTGACGAGAGCCGAGGTATCGACGCAAAGGGACATGGCTCTGAACTTCTTTTATGTGACGGATGCAATTGGGAACCCTGCAGACCCAAAACTGATAGAAGCTGTTAGGCAGAGAATCGGATTGAGTAGTTTGAAAGTTAAGGAATTGCCATTGGCTTGTCCCAAAAAGGAAGAAAGTGAAGAGCAGGCGGTAGGGGTCGGTGGGGCCGTGTTGTTATCACTTGGGAGCTTAGTGAGAAGGAATCTGTACAACTTGGGATTGATCAGATCTTGTTCTTAAAAAGGGGGTCTTTTTAACTCAATGAGGGTGGAAAAATGCAATCTGTGAGTGCAGCCTAATATTCTTTGCTTCAGGTTTGGGCTTTGTGTACATAAAAAGAGAGAAGGTGGATTTGGTGAATGGTAGTTGCGATATTTGGTTGGGTTTGGTTGGCTGCATAATAGACACTTGGGAGCTTGGAAGGAAGGGGGGCTCTTTACCATTGTTAAATGCTTTGCTTTATTTGAAGGAAGCTTTGAATTAGCATGTGTAGGAAAaggtggaaaagaaaaagagtgttGGGTTGGTGTTGCTGGCATGGAGAGTGAAAGGATTAGGTAGAAGATATTAATAGGGTATTTGTTTCATACAGCTCAAACATGTACAAAATGACTTCTTTTTCTAATGGTcgacttcattttttttttatcctatttattttaattaatttttcttgctCTCCGGCCGGGCTTCTTTAATTCGTtggaaagaatatatatatatatatatatatatatatatagattgtaATTATCATTCGGAATTTGCTTATCTCTAAAAATTGGAGGTTCTAATTAGTTGGAAGAATTATATTGATCACATAGTTAATTTGTTCAAGTTTTTCGGGACTTGTAAAATTAATTACTCAAATTTGAATAGGCTGACATTTATAAGTACGGAAGTTATATGGTTGGGACTCATAACTAGCACGTGAATTATCAAATTCGACCACCGTCGTCATGCACCTCATAAATGTTCACATGATGCgaaggaagaaattaaaaatatcctCGAATTTCAGTTTGCTGGAGTCAATATTGGGTAACGATCGAAGTGAATCGACATCATCATgttttggaatgaaatatttgttgTTCTGTTCAGCATGATATataaggatttttatttttatttttttgttttggttttaggtAGGCCGTCCATGATgtaaatatttgtatattttatttcattaagtTGTGTCAGGTTAAGATTCGTCGCTGACATAGCTTTTCAAAATGTTTATAGACTATGGTCGAATAGTTTAGAGCTGATCCAGAGCATGCTGATTTAACAATATCAACTGATCAAACGGTAGTGACAAACTACAGGTGAAAGTGGTCAAAAATAACAAaggaaagaagataaataatatGTGTGTCATGAAAAGGAGGCGCCTGGCTGTCTTTACTATGTTTTTATCTGTTTcccctcccccccaaaaaaaaaaaaaaaaaggactccAGTCCGACAGATAGTCTTATCCCAAAGGAGAAAGAGTTGCAAATTGCAGCCGATGATTCGTCTTTATATCCTCTCTGTTtgctttaatttaatatttcgtaagcttcattaaaaaaaaaaaaaaaaggaaataacataGCATTTTGGTGCACTCCTAAATCTCTTATCCGGTTTTTCTTAAGATTAATCCATGCATGGCATATGCATGCCTTTGTGAAACATATAAGCATTTAGCAGAAACAGCTTTAAAAGTACTAAAATTCTTTGAATTCAACTAGAATGGAccaccatcaccaccaccaccaccacgatGACGTTCGACGGACCATTTCTTCCACACTCATTAATATTATCGccaataattaattacaatgtCAAGGTGGTGGTGGTCCATTCTAGGAGTTTATGGTAGTAGTGGGGAGTAGGTGATGAACAACCAAGAGTTAATTTGTTgacttttaaaagttttgaCTTAGAACCTGGTTATGGTTTAAATCTATGAACCGTGCCTGAGAGAGTAACATGCAGCGGCGTGCACGCCAGTGAAAGAAAGAGACAGCCTAGCTAAGAATCACATGCACAGTTGGTttgaactgtttttttttttacacattggCTCTGCTTTTTATAGACTGACTTGCTTCTCGAGAGACGGTGAAAATGGCACATGCATTATGCACATGAGAGGTAGAAAGCAGAAAGCTTGCTTGTTTGAGGGCTCAAAAACCGTGGACAATATTATAGAATTAATACCGGGTATTTAATAATGAGAATTGTTACAGATATaaagtgattacataaaataaatttataaattaatgtgattttataaaatctattagatttattttataataaaagtaactttacaatatgtttataaatttacttttatgtaattcttttatggctaaataatttttctttaataatttgcTTTTGTTATTGTTTCAAGATGACAATTTTGATGATGATCAAGCAAgttagtacttttttttataaaaaaaagaagacggtataattttattaatagcctTCATTTATGATCACGGAAGAAAACTTTGATTAGAAAGTGAAACCTGATAAATAGTTTGGCTAGCTAGTACTCGTGGTGATCATGTTGTGAATCTCCTGATTCGTGTCTATGGTAAATAgttatatagctagctaggctaGCAAAGATCCGGAAAGCAGATTGACAGTGATCTATTAGATATATACAGCATTAATGACATATTGATTATAATTAATGTCAATGTAAATGTAGGCGTTATGAGTCATAAATTTAATCTAACGCATGATCAAGACCTACGATAGCCTAGTTATTGAATGCCAAGTTATTGGCATATTTGGAACAAGAACTCAGAACAAGACGGTATCCcaacatatttcatatatttaaatatataagatctcaatatatatatattcaaatatattttaacgaGATTCACaatatattactattcatatatcGATTCAAATTATCTGAGATCATTTCAAAATCTAAACGCAATC includes:
- the LOC121237576 gene encoding ACT domain-containing protein ACR8-like, with protein sequence MKEEKGMEWPPCVDEYEKLVTRMNTPRVVIDNAVCPTATVVTVDSARRHGILLEAVQVLTDLNLSIKKAYISSDGRWFMDVFHITDQNGNKLTDESVITYIEQSMGTIDSGRTDGYNGLTALELTGTDRVGLLSEVSAVLADLQCNVVEAKVWTHNGRIASLIYVNDCNSGCPIEDSQKIDRIEARLRNVLKGDNDIRSAKTSVSMVVTHTERRLHQMMFADRDYERKPILNLGSDSPVVTVQNWAERGYSVVNVQCKDRSKLLFDIVCTLTDMEYVVFHATVNTAGDVAYLEFYIRHRDGTPISSEPERQRVIQCLKAAIERRESKGVRLELFAADRQGLLADVTRTFRENGLNVTRAEVSTQRDMALNFFYVTDAIGNPADPKLIEAVRQRIGLSSLKVKELPLACPKKEESEEQAVGVGGAVLLSLGSLVRRNLYNLGLIRSCS